The following are encoded together in the Paludisphaera mucosa genome:
- a CDS encoding YybH family protein, with the protein MNRLVLAGLLFASLGVPALAQSPTKEDDAAVRSVVARYVDAREARDAKAVEALLTPDADQLVSDGTWRRGRESLVQGMLESSRKNPAKRTIEVESVRLLAADVALADGRYTQVGADVRAMWTSIVLTRTADGWKIAGIRNMLPSPPAAK; encoded by the coding sequence ATGAACCGACTCGTCCTCGCCGGCCTGCTGTTCGCCTCGCTGGGCGTCCCGGCCCTCGCGCAATCCCCGACGAAGGAGGACGACGCGGCGGTGCGCTCCGTCGTCGCCCGGTACGTCGACGCCCGCGAGGCCCGCGACGCCAAGGCCGTCGAGGCCCTGCTCACGCCCGACGCCGATCAACTCGTCTCCGACGGCACCTGGCGCCGCGGCCGCGAGTCGCTGGTCCAGGGGATGCTCGAATCGTCGCGCAAGAATCCGGCGAAGCGGACGATCGAGGTCGAGTCCGTCCGCCTCCTCGCCGCCGACGTCGCCCTCGCCGACGGCCGCTACACCCAGGTCGGCGCCGACGTCCGCGCCATGTGGACGTCCATCGTCCTGACCCGCACCGCCGACGGCTGGAAGATCGCCGGGATCCGCAACATGCTCCCCTCCCCGCCGGCGGCGAAGTAG
- a CDS encoding inositol monophosphatase family protein — MEKWKAELEVAEAAAKVGGGVAAGYFQGGLAADVKNAEGEGSYNLVTQADVEAERAVIAVIKKAFPHHAVYGEELHEAGEDAAAVLAAEDVWIVDPIDGTSNFVHGIPHFGISVAYYHQGVATVGVVGNPLYDDWYTAVRGGGAFHKGKRARVSPCTRIDEVLVSFGYFYDRGAMMEATLEVCREILLRKGHGLRRMGAATLDLAHVGVGSTGAFFEYELAPWDFAAGRLFVEEAGGRVTTCHGEPLTLTKTSVLASNGLVHDEMVAIMGEHFKRT, encoded by the coding sequence GTGGAAAAGTGGAAGGCCGAGCTTGAAGTCGCCGAGGCCGCCGCGAAGGTCGGGGGCGGGGTCGCGGCCGGGTATTTCCAGGGCGGGCTGGCGGCGGACGTGAAGAACGCCGAGGGGGAGGGAAGTTACAACCTGGTTACCCAGGCCGACGTCGAGGCCGAGCGGGCCGTGATCGCGGTCATCAAGAAAGCGTTCCCCCACCATGCGGTCTACGGCGAGGAGCTGCACGAGGCCGGCGAGGACGCCGCCGCGGTCCTCGCCGCCGAGGACGTCTGGATCGTCGACCCGATCGACGGCACCAGCAACTTCGTCCACGGCATCCCTCATTTCGGGATCTCGGTCGCCTACTACCACCAAGGGGTCGCGACCGTCGGCGTCGTCGGCAACCCGCTCTACGACGACTGGTACACGGCCGTGCGAGGCGGGGGGGCCTTCCACAAGGGCAAGCGGGCGCGGGTCTCGCCCTGCACGCGGATCGACGAGGTGCTGGTCTCGTTCGGCTACTTCTACGACCGCGGCGCGATGATGGAGGCCACGCTCGAGGTCTGCCGCGAGATCCTGTTGCGCAAGGGGCACGGCCTGCGCCGGATGGGCGCCGCGACGCTCGACCTGGCCCACGTCGGCGTGGGCTCGACGGGCGCCTTCTTCGAGTACGAGCTGGCCCCCTGGGACTTCGCCGCCGGCCGCCTGTTCGTCGAGGAGGCGGGCGGCCGCGTCACCACCTGCCATGGCGAGCCCCTGACCCTGACCAAGACGAGCGTCCTCGCCTCCAACGGGCTCGTCCACGACGAAATGGTCGCGATCATGGGCGAACACTTCAAGCGGACGTGA
- a CDS encoding SIR2 family NAD-dependent protein deacylase, translating into MDPTPEPRRAAEAVSRADAILIGAGAGMGVDSGLPDFRGRQGFWQAYPPYAKLGLDFVALASPRWFRQDPGLAWGFYGHRLELYRATRPHKGFAILKRWADRAPQGGFVYTSNVDGQFQRAGFPVDRIHEVHGAIDFLQCLDECGVGIFPAEGQAATIDPETMRAVGDLPRCPRCGTLARPNILMFGDGGWDGSASDAQAARLRAWLKGLAEAQARLVVVECGAGTAIPTVRGFCERAAHGFSATLIRINPREPLAPPGSIAIAADALETLAAINAFMQL; encoded by the coding sequence ATGGATCCGACGCCGGAACCCCGCCGCGCCGCCGAGGCCGTCTCGCGGGCCGACGCGATCCTCATCGGCGCGGGCGCCGGGATGGGCGTCGACAGCGGCCTGCCCGACTTCCGGGGCCGCCAGGGATTCTGGCAGGCCTATCCGCCCTACGCGAAGCTCGGCCTGGATTTCGTCGCCCTGGCCTCGCCCCGCTGGTTCCGCCAGGACCCCGGGCTGGCCTGGGGCTTCTACGGACACCGCCTGGAACTCTACCGGGCGACCCGGCCGCACAAGGGTTTCGCGATCCTCAAGCGCTGGGCCGACCGAGCCCCGCAAGGGGGGTTCGTCTACACGTCGAACGTCGACGGCCAGTTCCAGCGTGCGGGGTTCCCGGTCGACCGGATCCACGAGGTCCACGGCGCAATCGACTTTCTTCAATGCCTTGATGAGTGCGGCGTGGGGATCTTCCCCGCCGAGGGCCAGGCCGCGACGATCGACCCGGAGACGATGCGGGCCGTCGGCGACCTGCCCCGATGCCCGCGCTGCGGGACGCTCGCCCGGCCCAACATCCTGATGTTCGGCGACGGCGGCTGGGACGGCTCGGCGTCCGACGCCCAGGCCGCGCGGCTTCGCGCGTGGCTGAAGGGCCTGGCCGAGGCCCAGGCCCGGCTCGTCGTGGTCGAATGCGGCGCCGGGACCGCCATCCCCACCGTCCGCGGCTTCTGCGAGCGGGCCGCCCACGGCTTCTCGGCGACCCTGATCCGCATCAACCCCCGCGAGCCCCTCGCCCCGCCGGGGTCGATCGCGATCGCCGCCGACGCCCTCGAAACCCTGGCCGCGATCAATGCATTTATGCAACTCTGA
- a CDS encoding glycoside hydrolase family 32 protein: MLATMVLVGLLAGAPAAQDAKRPDVPIADFEGPDYGGWKATGEAFGPAPARGTLPGQMTVEGYLGQGLVNSFRGGDDATGELASPPFRIEREHLNFLIGGGGWAGETCLDLLVDGKVVRSATGPNRDPGGTERLRWAAWDVKDLQGKDATLRVVDRRKGGWGHVNVDQIVQTDAPKLPVRATRAIALKDRYLLIPVKTGAPKVRAKILGERGETLRDFDVELAPGEADFFAFSDLAAHRGSTVTVRVDELEDPTALGRIQQSAFLPGAAEAYKEKHRPQLHFTSRVGWLNDPNGLVWQDGEYHLFYQHNPFGWAWGNMHWGHAVSPDLVHWKEAGIALYPHEYGDWAFSGSAVVDVKNTGGFQKGDKPPIVAAYTSTGRGECIVYSNDGGRTMTEYEGNPVVKHEGRDPRLLWHEPSKRWVMAVYDEGKNPDRQSIDFYTSPDLKAWTFGSRLDGFFECPDLFELAVDGDPSNKLWVVYAADGKYKLGKFDGKTFEVVSGPEKLVFRHGNFYAAQTFSDEPKGRRIQIGWANGVTFPGSPFNQQMSLPTELTLRMTKDGPRIFAEPVAELKSLRAGAREFSKTTLEPGAKNPLEGATSGDLYEIELAFRPNGAESVELDLRGTPLVYDVKRQDVVCKQVRTFVPQVDGLVTLHVFVDRGSIEVFANGGRTAISVADLADDANHSLGIAAKGGAVGLERLVVYPLRSSW; encoded by the coding sequence ATGCTTGCCACGATGGTCTTGGTCGGGCTGCTCGCCGGTGCGCCGGCGGCCCAGGACGCGAAGCGGCCGGACGTCCCGATCGCCGACTTCGAGGGGCCGGACTACGGCGGCTGGAAGGCGACCGGCGAGGCCTTCGGCCCCGCGCCCGCCCGGGGGACTCTCCCCGGCCAGATGACCGTTGAAGGATACCTGGGCCAGGGCCTGGTGAACAGCTTCCGCGGCGGCGACGACGCGACCGGCGAGCTGGCGAGTCCGCCTTTCCGCATCGAGCGCGAGCACCTGAACTTCCTGATCGGCGGCGGCGGCTGGGCCGGCGAGACCTGCCTCGACCTGCTCGTCGACGGCAAGGTCGTCCGCTCGGCGACCGGCCCCAACCGCGACCCCGGCGGCACCGAGCGGCTCCGCTGGGCCGCCTGGGACGTCAAGGACCTGCAAGGGAAGGACGCGACCCTGCGCGTCGTCGACCGCCGCAAGGGGGGGTGGGGACACGTCAACGTCGACCAGATCGTCCAGACCGACGCGCCGAAACTCCCCGTCCGCGCCACGCGGGCCATCGCGCTGAAGGATCGATACCTGCTCATCCCGGTGAAGACCGGCGCCCCCAAGGTCCGCGCCAAGATCCTGGGCGAGCGGGGCGAGACGCTCCGCGACTTCGACGTCGAGCTGGCCCCGGGCGAGGCCGACTTCTTCGCGTTCAGCGACCTGGCCGCCCATCGTGGGAGCACGGTCACGGTCCGCGTCGACGAGCTGGAAGACCCCACGGCGCTGGGGCGGATCCAGCAGTCCGCCTTCCTTCCCGGCGCGGCGGAGGCGTACAAGGAGAAGCACCGGCCGCAGCTCCACTTCACGTCGCGCGTCGGGTGGCTGAACGACCCCAACGGGCTCGTCTGGCAGGACGGCGAGTACCACCTCTTCTACCAGCACAACCCCTTCGGCTGGGCCTGGGGCAACATGCACTGGGGGCACGCCGTCAGCCCGGACCTGGTGCATTGGAAAGAGGCGGGGATCGCGCTCTACCCCCACGAGTACGGCGACTGGGCCTTCTCCGGCAGCGCGGTAGTCGACGTGAAGAACACGGGCGGATTCCAGAAGGGCGACAAGCCGCCGATCGTCGCCGCCTACACCAGCACCGGGCGGGGCGAGTGCATCGTCTACAGCAACGACGGCGGCCGGACCATGACCGAGTACGAGGGGAACCCGGTCGTCAAGCACGAGGGCCGCGACCCGCGGCTGCTCTGGCACGAGCCGTCGAAGCGCTGGGTCATGGCGGTGTACGACGAGGGCAAGAACCCCGACCGCCAGAGCATCGACTTCTACACCTCGCCCGACCTCAAGGCCTGGACGTTCGGCAGCCGGCTCGACGGCTTCTTCGAGTGCCCCGACCTGTTCGAGCTGGCCGTCGACGGCGATCCGAGCAACAAGCTCTGGGTCGTCTACGCGGCCGACGGCAAGTACAAGCTCGGCAAGTTCGACGGCAAGACGTTCGAGGTCGTCTCGGGCCCCGAGAAGCTCGTCTTCCGCCACGGCAACTTCTACGCGGCGCAGACGTTCAGCGACGAGCCTAAAGGGCGTCGCATCCAGATCGGCTGGGCCAACGGCGTGACGTTCCCGGGCTCGCCGTTCAACCAGCAGATGAGCCTGCCGACCGAGCTGACGCTGCGGATGACCAAGGACGGTCCCCGGATCTTCGCCGAGCCCGTCGCCGAGCTGAAGTCGCTGCGGGCCGGGGCCCGCGAATTCTCGAAGACGACCCTCGAACCGGGCGCGAAGAACCCCCTGGAGGGAGCGACGTCGGGCGATCTTTACGAGATCGAGCTGGCCTTTCGGCCCAACGGGGCCGAGTCCGTCGAGCTGGACCTGCGCGGGACGCCCCTGGTGTACGACGTGAAGCGGCAGGACGTGGTCTGCAAGCAGGTGCGGACGTTCGTGCCCCAGGTCGACGGCCTGGTGACCTTGCATGTGTTCGTGGATCGAGGGTCGATCGAGGTCTTCGCCAACGGGGGCCGGACGGCGATCTCGGTGGCCGACCTGGCCGACGACGCGAACCATTCGCTGGGGATCGCGGCGAAGGGGGGGGCGGTCGGGCTGGAGCGGCTCGTCGTCTATCCGCTGCGGTCTTCGTGGTGA
- a CDS encoding L-rhamnose isomerase, which produces MTSPKKNVDQAFALAKERYAALGVDVEKALERLAKIPISLHCWQGDDVGGFENAGEGLGAGLAVTGNYPGKARTADELRGDLDEALALIPGTHRLNLHASYAETGGEKVDRDALEPAHFRAWIEWAKAKGMGMDFNPTYFSHPKAADGWTLAHPDKAIRQFWIDHGIACRKIGAAMGEALGTPCVTNVWIPDGMKDATVDRKGPRERLLHALDAMFATPIDPRLNKDAVEGKLFGIGSETYVVGMHEFYLGYAITRKKVFTVDSGHFHPTEVVADKLSSALTYVDEVLMHVSRGVRWDSDHVVLLTDDIELIAQELVRGDYLDRVHIGLDFFDASINRVAAWVIGTRSMIKALLLALLEPIDALRKYEADGDYTSRLAVLEELKSLPFGAVWDHYLQTKDIPVGRAWIDGVKRYEADVLSKRG; this is translated from the coding sequence ATGACCTCTCCCAAGAAGAACGTGGACCAGGCTTTCGCCCTGGCGAAGGAACGCTACGCCGCGCTCGGCGTGGACGTCGAGAAGGCCCTGGAGCGGCTGGCGAAGATCCCGATCTCGCTGCACTGCTGGCAGGGCGACGACGTCGGCGGATTCGAGAACGCCGGCGAGGGCCTGGGCGCCGGCCTTGCCGTCACGGGGAACTATCCCGGCAAGGCGCGGACGGCCGACGAGCTGCGCGGCGACCTCGACGAGGCGCTCGCGCTGATCCCCGGCACGCACCGCCTGAACCTCCACGCCAGCTACGCCGAGACCGGCGGCGAGAAGGTCGACCGCGACGCCCTGGAGCCGGCCCACTTCCGGGCCTGGATCGAGTGGGCGAAGGCCAAGGGGATGGGGATGGACTTCAACCCCACCTACTTCTCGCACCCCAAGGCGGCCGACGGCTGGACCCTGGCCCACCCCGACAAGGCGATCCGCCAGTTCTGGATCGACCACGGCATCGCCTGCCGCAAGATCGGCGCGGCGATGGGCGAGGCGCTGGGCACGCCCTGCGTCACCAACGTCTGGATCCCCGACGGCATGAAGGACGCGACCGTCGACCGCAAGGGCCCCCGCGAGCGGCTGCTGCACGCGCTCGACGCGATGTTCGCGACGCCCATCGACCCCAGGCTCAACAAGGACGCCGTCGAGGGCAAGCTGTTCGGCATCGGCTCGGAGACCTACGTGGTCGGCATGCACGAGTTCTACCTCGGCTACGCGATCACGCGCAAGAAGGTCTTCACCGTCGACTCGGGCCACTTCCACCCGACCGAGGTCGTCGCCGACAAGCTCTCGTCGGCCCTGACCTACGTCGACGAGGTCTTGATGCACGTCAGCCGGGGCGTGCGTTGGGACAGCGACCACGTCGTCTTGCTGACCGACGACATCGAGCTGATCGCCCAGGAGCTGGTGCGCGGGGACTACCTCGACCGCGTCCACATCGGCCTGGACTTCTTCGACGCCAGCATCAACCGCGTCGCCGCCTGGGTCATCGGCACCCGGTCGATGATCAAGGCCCTGCTGCTCGCCCTGCTGGAGCCGATCGACGCCCTGCGGAAGTACGAGGCCGACGGCGACTACACGTCGCGGCTGGCCGTCCTCGAAGAGCTGAAGTCGCTCCCCTTCGGCGCCGTGTGGGACCACTACCTCCAGACGAAGGACATCCCCGTCGGCCGCGCCTGGATCGACGGCGTGAAGCGCTACGAGGCCGACGTCCTGAGCAAGCGGGGATGA